The Chitinivibrionales bacterium genome contains a region encoding:
- a CDS encoding toxin-antitoxin system HicB family antitoxin produces the protein MVCECAFASNSEYMITSNIRDFRGGELKGFGSRLSRPEISAISGGRKMNKSLTLTVRMPAELKKRLEREAKYQGVPLNQLTN, from the coding sequence ATGGTGTGTGAATGCGCCTTTGCCAGCAACAGTGAATACATGATCACTTCAAATATCAGAGATTTTAGGGGCGGGGAACTGAAAGGCTTCGGTTCAAGGTTGTCACGCCCAGAGATTTCTGCAATATCTGGAGGACGAAAAATGAATAAAAGCCTCACGCTCACAGTCAGAATGCCCGCCGAACTCAAAAAACGCCTTGAAAGAGAAGCAAAATATCAGGGTGTGCCACTAAATCAGTTGACAAATTAG